A window of the Blattabacterium cuenoti genome harbors these coding sequences:
- the tuf gene encoding elongation factor Tu yields MAKEKFIRNKPHVNIGTTGHVDHGKTTLTAAITKVLSEIGLAEEKSFDAIDNAPEEKERGITINTSHVEYETEKRHYAHVDCPGHADYVKNMITGAAQMDGAILVVAATDGPMPQTREHILLSRQVGVPKIVVFMNKVDQVDDPELLELVEMEIRELLSKYEYDGENIPIIQGSALGALNGEKKWIEKIKDLMKVLDDYIPDPIREMDKPFLMPVEDVFTITGRGTVATGRIESGIINTGDLVDIIGMGENKLSSTVTGVEMFRKILDKGQAGDNVGLLLRGIEKKDIKRGMVVGKPGSVKPHKKFKAEVYILTKEEGGRHTPFHNKYRPQFYLRTTDVTGEIHLPDGIEMVMPGDNVSMEVELHQPIALNENLRFAIREGGKTVGAGQVIHIMD; encoded by the coding sequence ATGGCAAAAGAAAAATTTATAAGAAACAAACCACATGTAAATATAGGAACTACAGGTCATGTAGATCATGGAAAAACAACTCTAACTGCTGCAATTACAAAAGTTTTATCAGAAATTGGATTAGCAGAAGAAAAAAGTTTTGATGCAATTGATAATGCTCCTGAAGAAAAAGAAAGAGGAATTACTATTAATACATCTCATGTAGAATATGAAACAGAAAAAAGGCATTATGCACATGTTGATTGTCCTGGACATGCAGATTATGTAAAAAATATGATTACAGGAGCTGCTCAAATGGATGGAGCGATTCTAGTAGTGGCTGCTACGGATGGTCCTATGCCTCAAACTAGAGAACATATATTATTATCTCGTCAAGTAGGAGTTCCAAAAATTGTGGTATTTATGAACAAAGTAGATCAAGTAGATGATCCAGAATTATTAGAATTAGTAGAAATGGAAATTAGAGAATTACTTTCTAAATATGAATATGATGGAGAAAATATCCCTATTATACAAGGATCAGCTTTAGGAGCTTTAAATGGAGAAAAAAAATGGATAGAAAAAATAAAAGATTTAATGAAAGTATTAGACGATTATATTCCTGACCCAATTCGTGAAATGGATAAACCCTTTTTGATGCCTGTAGAGGATGTTTTTACTATAACAGGAAGAGGAACAGTAGCAACAGGTCGTATTGAAAGTGGAATTATTAATACAGGAGATTTAGTGGATATAATTGGAATGGGAGAAAATAAATTATCATCTACAGTAACAGGAGTTGAAATGTTTAGAAAAATATTAGATAAAGGTCAAGCAGGAGATAATGTCGGTTTATTGTTACGAGGAATAGAAAAAAAAGATATCAAAAGAGGAATGGTAGTTGGTAAACCAGGATCTGTTAAGCCTCATAAAAAATTTAAAGCAGAAGTATATATTCTTACAAAAGAAGAAGGAGGTAGACATACTCCTTTTCATAATAAATATCGTCCTCAGTTTTATTTAAGAACAACAGATGTTACAGGAGAAATTCATTTACCAGATGGAATAGAAATGGTTATGCCTGGAGATAATGTTTCTATGGAAGTTGAATTACATCAACCTATAGCATTAAATGAGAATTTACGTTTTGCTATTCGTGAAGGAGGAAAAACAGTAGGAGCGGGACAAGTTATTCATATAATGGATTAA